A part of Lacibacter sp. H407 genomic DNA contains:
- a CDS encoding zinc-dependent metalloprotease — MRKSILLLLLLPFFTTAQNQPAAKQELSSIEEKTKGLKKYEGYFNFYWDENTGKVWLEIDKLDTEFLYVVSLPAGLGSNDIGLDRGLLGEDRVVKFNKVGRKILLIQPNYSYRALSNDAAEKRAVEQAFAQTTVWGFTTEAESNGKFLVDATDFLMRDAMKVSNTIRRMRQGNYALDKTRSAMYLARTKNFPLNSELEVSVTYTNSDGEVGNFVQSVAPSTEAITLRIHHSLVQLPDNNYKPRLFDPRSSYIPVSFYDYASPVSDPIEKQYIIRHRLNKKNPSAAKSEAVKPIIYYLDNGTPEPIRSALLDGGKWWNQAFEAAGYVNAFDVRILPDSADPMDIRYNMINWVHRSTRGWSYGASVVDPRTGEIIKGQVSLGSLRVRQDYLIFSGLLSPYETGIPANDQMLKAALARLRQLSAHEIGHTIGLMHNYAASVSNRASVMDYPHPTIRVNANGEMDFSSVYDDKIGDWDKVAVTWGYQDFPAGTNEKNALNTIIIDANKKGLQFISDRDARAPGGLHPQAHLWDNGVHAADELKEVMKVRSKALQQFGEKNIVPGMPMAMLEDALVPVYFYHRYQIEAATKLVGGMYYNYALRGDGQLITKMLPKEEQRKALNAIVDCIDPKVLMIPDRIAALIPPRPSGYGSSRELFRKRTGLSFDQLSPAETGADLPFSFLFNSERLSRMVQQEVNGGLGVTEMIQTLIDKTWKAPRRSGMEALIQQQTEQVLLTYLLASSVDENNSFLVRAVLQKVLSDLKKQIELQSKTATGTNAGHLQLALERMKNPKDAKPTLHKEAPPGAPIGCE, encoded by the coding sequence ATGAGAAAATCAATTTTACTATTGTTGCTGTTACCATTTTTTACAACAGCACAGAACCAACCTGCCGCTAAACAAGAACTTTCTTCCATTGAAGAAAAGACAAAAGGGCTGAAAAAGTACGAGGGGTATTTTAATTTTTACTGGGATGAAAACACAGGCAAGGTTTGGCTGGAAATAGACAAGTTAGATACAGAATTTTTATATGTTGTTTCGCTGCCTGCAGGTTTAGGATCAAATGATATTGGTCTTGATCGTGGTTTGTTGGGCGAAGACCGTGTGGTGAAGTTCAATAAAGTAGGGCGCAAGATCTTACTCATTCAACCCAATTACAGCTACCGTGCATTGTCGAATGATGCAGCGGAGAAACGTGCAGTAGAACAGGCCTTCGCTCAAACAACAGTGTGGGGTTTTACTACCGAAGCAGAAAGCAATGGTAAATTTCTTGTTGATGCAACTGATTTTCTGATGCGTGATGCAATGAAGGTGAGTAATACTATCCGCCGGATGCGGCAGGGAAATTATGCGCTGGATAAAACACGCAGTGCCATGTACCTTGCACGCACCAAAAATTTTCCACTCAATTCAGAACTCGAAGTAAGCGTTACTTATACCAACAGCGATGGTGAAGTAGGCAATTTTGTACAATCAGTTGCTCCTTCAACAGAAGCGATCACACTTCGCATTCATCATTCATTGGTGCAATTGCCCGATAATAATTATAAACCAAGATTGTTTGATCCACGAAGCAGTTATATCCCTGTTTCGTTTTACGATTACGCATCACCAGTTAGTGATCCCATCGAAAAGCAATATATCATCCGCCACCGGTTGAATAAGAAAAATCCATCAGCCGCAAAAAGCGAAGCTGTAAAACCGATCATTTATTATTTGGATAATGGAACACCGGAGCCCATACGTTCAGCTTTACTCGATGGCGGTAAATGGTGGAACCAGGCTTTTGAAGCAGCAGGTTATGTGAATGCATTTGATGTGCGTATTCTGCCGGATAGTGCAGACCCGATGGATATCCGTTATAACATGATCAATTGGGTGCATCGTTCAACACGTGGCTGGAGTTACGGAGCTTCTGTTGTTGATCCTCGCACAGGTGAAATTATTAAAGGACAGGTATCGCTTGGCTCATTACGTGTGCGACAGGATTATCTCATCTTCTCCGGTTTGTTATCGCCTTATGAAACAGGTATTCCTGCAAATGATCAAATGTTGAAAGCAGCATTGGCAAGATTGCGTCAATTGTCAGCACATGAAATTGGCCATACCATTGGGTTGATGCACAACTATGCGGCCAGTGTAAGCAACCGTGCAAGTGTAATGGATTATCCGCATCCAACCATTCGTGTAAATGCAAATGGTGAAATGGATTTCTCCAGTGTGTATGACGATAAAATTGGTGATTGGGATAAAGTGGCTGTTACATGGGGTTACCAGGATTTTCCTGCAGGCACCAATGAAAAAAATGCTTTGAATACTATTATCATCGATGCAAATAAAAAAGGATTGCAATTCATCAGCGATCGGGATGCACGTGCTCCGGGTGGATTACATCCGCAGGCACATTTGTGGGACAATGGTGTACATGCTGCAGACGAATTAAAAGAAGTGATGAAAGTGCGCAGCAAAGCATTGCAGCAGTTTGGTGAAAAAAATATTGTGCCTGGTATGCCGATGGCGATGCTGGAAGATGCGTTGGTACCTGTATATTTTTATCATCGCTATCAAATTGAAGCAGCAACCAAACTTGTGGGGGGTATGTATTATAATTATGCATTGCGTGGCGATGGACAACTCATCACAAAAATGTTACCGAAAGAAGAACAACGCAAAGCACTAAATGCAATTGTTGATTGTATTGATCCCAAAGTATTGATGATACCTGATCGTATTGCTGCATTGATACCACCACGACCATCGGGTTATGGCAGTTCAAGAGAATTATTCCGCAAACGTACCGGTTTATCATTCGATCAATTATCACCTGCGGAAACCGGTGCTGATCTCCCCTTCTCCTTCTTATTCAACAGCGAACGGTTGAGCCGTATGGTTCAGCAGGAAGTAAATGGAGGCTTAGGTGTAACGGAGATGATCCAGACCCTGATCGATAAAACATGGAAAGCGCCACGCAGATCAGGAATGGAAGCATTGATCCAGCAACAAACAGAGCAGGTATTATTAACGTATTTGCTTGCATCATCTGTTGATGAGAATAATTCTTTTCTTGTTCGTGCTGTTCTGCAAAAAGTATTGAGCGATCTCAAAAAGCAAATTGAGTTGCAATCAAAAACTGCAACAGGTACTAATGCCGGTCACCTGCAATTGGCATTGGAGCGCATGAAGAATCCAAAAGATGCAAAACCAACATTGCATAAAGAAGCACCGCCGGGTGCGCCGATTGGATGCGAGTAA
- a CDS encoding TolB family protein, whose product MSLQLVAQSKASVLFFDQSAPGNEAMLFAPGIVSDELSNRDMAISPAYDELLYTVQYRGGMFSTILHAEKKNGKWSKPAVANFSGLYNDLEPAFSPDGKKLYFASNRPMPGTSSKDYNLWVLSKENGKWSNPVPLPEPVNSMADEFYPSITKSGSIYFTRMVKEKGEDIVYCKWNNNVFEPAISLPDVINTSGDEFNAFVDPDEQFVIYTGYKRKDALGTGDLYISKKNEQDEWMASVNLGTAINGAGLTYCPYISPDKKYFFFSSSRNSIIKTPFEKKQTITELKQLINQPLNGWDNIYWIDASQFFK is encoded by the coding sequence ATGAGCTTACAACTCGTTGCACAAAGCAAGGCTTCAGTTTTATTTTTTGATCAGTCTGCACCGGGCAATGAAGCAATGTTGTTTGCGCCCGGTATTGTATCAGACGAATTAAGCAACAGAGATATGGCGATTTCGCCGGCATACGATGAGTTGTTGTACACGGTTCAATACCGGGGCGGCATGTTCAGCACCATATTGCATGCAGAAAAGAAAAATGGCAAATGGAGTAAACCGGCAGTAGCAAATTTTTCCGGACTTTATAATGATCTGGAGCCTGCGTTTTCACCCGATGGGAAAAAATTATACTTCGCTTCCAATCGTCCAATGCCCGGCACCTCTTCAAAAGATTACAACCTGTGGGTACTGTCAAAAGAAAATGGAAAGTGGAGTAATCCCGTTCCGTTACCTGAACCGGTGAACAGCATGGCCGATGAATTTTATCCGTCAATCACAAAAAGCGGCAGCATTTATTTTACAAGAATGGTGAAAGAGAAAGGTGAGGATATTGTGTATTGCAAATGGAACAACAATGTATTTGAACCCGCCATTAGTTTACCTGATGTGATCAATACCAGTGGCGATGAATTCAATGCGTTTGTTGATCCTGATGAGCAGTTTGTGATTTATACCGGCTACAAACGAAAAGATGCCTTGGGAACAGGCGATCTCTACATCAGCAAAAAAAATGAACAGGACGAATGGATGGCATCTGTAAATCTTGGAACAGCAATTAACGGAGCCGGACTTACCTATTGCCCGTACATCAGCCCCGATAAAAAATATTTCTTTTTCAGCAGCAGCAGAAACAGCATCATTAAAACACCATTTGAAAAGAAGCAAACCATAACGGAACTAAAACAACTCATCAACCAACCGTTGAATGGGTGGGACAATATTTACTGGATCGACGCATCTCAATTTTTTAAATAA
- a CDS encoding VOC family protein, protein MDNAISWFEIPATDIDRAQKFYEAVFNIQMQPMDFQGTKMRMFPIDDPMKGIGGTLVQEGTNFYKPSATDGPLIYLNGNPDVQIFLDRIEGAGGKILVPKTTISDEYGDMAVFLDTEGNRIALHNIPEKYRQ, encoded by the coding sequence ATGGATAACGCAATCAGCTGGTTCGAAATTCCGGCAACCGACATTGACCGTGCACAAAAATTTTATGAAGCTGTATTTAACATTCAAATGCAGCCAATGGATTTTCAGGGTACAAAAATGCGAATGTTCCCAATTGATGATCCAATGAAAGGAATCGGCGGAACACTGGTGCAGGAAGGCACTAATTTCTACAAGCCATCTGCTACTGATGGTCCGTTGATCTATCTCAATGGCAACCCTGATGTACAGATCTTTCTTGACCGAATAGAAGGAGCGGGTGGTAAGATACTTGTTCCCAAAACAACGATCTCCGATGAATATGGCGATATGGCTGTGTTCTTAGATACAGAAGGTAATCGTATTGCCTTGCATAATATCCCTGAAAAATACAGACAGTAA
- a CDS encoding DUF6265 family protein, whose amino-acid sequence MKKNSIAFLLLVSVCSFLPDLSGITANMKSFKWLQGSWQMQTRRGIIVEKWAVANDSTLAGESMMTGSDGTEIPLEKIQLAFRNGSYYYIPTVRNQNGEQPVEFKITSYSETGFVAENTQHDFPKRISYTLVNSDSIHAVIDDGAAAPVKKSNFYYSRKKE is encoded by the coding sequence ATGAAAAAGAACAGCATTGCATTTCTACTGTTGGTTTCTGTTTGCAGTTTTTTACCTGATCTGTCGGGCATCACCGCAAATATGAAATCATTCAAATGGTTGCAGGGTTCCTGGCAAATGCAAACAAGGCGTGGCATCATCGTTGAAAAATGGGCCGTTGCTAACGACAGCACACTTGCAGGCGAAAGCATGATGACAGGTTCCGATGGAACAGAAATTCCGTTGGAAAAAATTCAACTGGCGTTTCGCAACGGTAGCTATTATTATATCCCGACTGTAAGAAATCAGAACGGAGAGCAGCCGGTGGAATTTAAGATCACGTCATATAGCGAAACTGGTTTTGTAGCAGAAAATACACAACATGATTTTCCCAAACGTATCAGTTATACATTGGTGAACAGCGATTCCATTCATGCAGTGATCGATGACGGTGCGGCCGCTCCCGTAAAAAAATCAAACTTTTATTATTCACGTAAAAAGGAGTGA
- a CDS encoding SRPBCC family protein, with the protein MSSFDWSRFTVRINIRNATTQQLYRAWATRTGIEYWFLRMSEYKRANGTVLADDEYVQTGDNYRWRWFGYSDEVTETGEILDCNGIDFFKFRFGKAGDCSIRIYEEQNEMIVELLQDNIPTDEKAKELWHIGCKTGWTFYLANLKSMYEGGIDLRNKNEQLQDMINA; encoded by the coding sequence ATGTCTTCGTTCGATTGGAGTCGTTTTACAGTACGTATCAACATCCGTAATGCTACAACGCAACAGCTATACCGTGCCTGGGCTACCAGAACAGGTATTGAGTACTGGTTCTTACGCATGAGTGAATATAAAAGAGCCAATGGCACTGTTTTGGCAGATGATGAATATGTACAAACGGGTGATAACTATCGCTGGCGCTGGTTTGGTTATAGCGATGAGGTAACGGAAACAGGAGAGATACTTGATTGCAACGGCATTGATTTTTTTAAATTCCGTTTTGGCAAAGCCGGCGATTGCAGCATTCGTATTTATGAAGAACAGAATGAAATGATCGTTGAATTACTGCAGGATAATATTCCAACCGATGAAAAAGCAAAAGAGCTATGGCATATTGGTTGCAAAACCGGCTGGACATTTTATCTCGCTAATCTGAAATCGATGTACGAAGGTGGTATCGACCTGCGGAATAAAAATGAACAATTGCAGGATATGATCAACGCATGA
- a CDS encoding DinB family protein, which yields MKFDRKKAVEILERTPLVLNSLLREVSEEWVINNEGADTFSPYDVVGHLIHGEKTDWVVRAKIILEYGVNKPFDPYDRFAQFEESKGKSLEQLLDEFEAIRKENVAWLQAIELTETDLERKGMHPVLGEVTLRNLLSTWVVHDLTHIAQITRVMSKQYVEEMGPWPQFFRILSF from the coding sequence ATGAAATTTGATAGAAAGAAGGCCGTTGAAATACTGGAACGCACGCCTCTTGTGTTAAATAGCTTGCTGCGTGAAGTAAGCGAAGAGTGGGTCATAAACAACGAAGGAGCTGATACCTTTTCGCCCTACGATGTAGTAGGCCATTTAATTCATGGAGAAAAAACAGATTGGGTGGTGCGGGCTAAGATCATTTTGGAATATGGTGTAAATAAACCCTTCGACCCATACGACAGGTTTGCACAATTTGAGGAGAGCAAAGGCAAAAGCTTAGAGCAATTACTGGATGAGTTTGAAGCGATCCGAAAAGAAAATGTTGCGTGGCTGCAGGCAATTGAATTAACAGAAACTGATCTTGAGCGGAAAGGAATGCATCCTGTGTTGGGAGAGGTAACCTTACGGAATCTTTTATCAACCTGGGTGGTGCACGATCTTACTCATATCGCACAGATCACAAGGGTAATGTCGAAACAGTATGTGGAAGAGATGGGGCCTTGGCCGCAATTTTTCAGGATACTCAGTTTCTGA
- a CDS encoding DUF1801 domain-containing protein, which yields MQSAATSPADYIAEIPEERQAAFKKLRAVIKKNLSAGFKEMMGYGMLGYAVPHSKYPAGYHCNPKDPLPFMGIASQKNFIAVYHMGIYASPELLKWFTAAHAKASAKKLDMGKSCIRYKKPEDIPFELIGELAAKMSADEWIALYEQKLKK from the coding sequence ATGCAATCAGCAGCAACTTCCCCGGCCGATTATATCGCTGAAATACCCGAAGAACGGCAGGCAGCTTTTAAAAAACTAAGAGCGGTGATCAAAAAAAACCTCTCAGCCGGTTTCAAGGAAATGATGGGTTATGGTATGCTCGGTTATGCCGTGCCGCATTCAAAATACCCCGCCGGCTATCATTGCAACCCAAAAGACCCTCTGCCATTTATGGGCATTGCTTCGCAAAAGAATTTTATTGCCGTTTACCACATGGGTATCTATGCAAGCCCTGAGTTGCTGAAATGGTTTACCGCTGCTCATGCCAAAGCTTCTGCCAAAAAACTAGACATGGGTAAAAGCTGCATCCGTTACAAAAAGCCGGAGGATATTCCATTTGAACTCATTGGCGAACTCGCAGCTAAAATGTCGGCCGATGAATGGATCGCTCTTTATGAACAAAAATTAAAGAAATAA
- a CDS encoding YciI family protein has translation MKQLFTIICLLFALQIAAQEKTKTPQWLGILTLADKYKDAKNWTKTDEGITGEHFQRLLKLKSEGVIILAGRTQLELNDPGMMGLVIFYAKDEKEAMQLMQDDPAVKNKIMLAKVVPYGVAVNKCE, from the coding sequence ATGAAACAACTGTTTACAATTATCTGCCTCTTGTTTGCATTGCAGATTGCTGCACAAGAAAAAACAAAAACACCCCAATGGCTGGGCATTCTTACGCTGGCCGATAAATACAAGGACGCAAAAAACTGGACCAAAACGGACGAGGGCATTACCGGCGAACATTTTCAACGATTGCTCAAACTGAAAAGTGAAGGCGTCATCATTCTTGCAGGCCGAACACAATTGGAGTTGAACGACCCCGGCATGATGGGCCTTGTGATCTTTTATGCGAAAGATGAAAAAGAAGCTATGCAGTTGATGCAGGATGATCCAGCAGTGAAAAACAAGATCATGCTGGCTAAAGTTGTACCTTATGGCGTAGCGGTGAATAAATGCGAATAG
- a CDS encoding ankyrin repeat domain-containing protein: MHVPEDDIITLLELHAVDGIRNCFAHGLDANSLHNDQPLIYELLSEYTRSPRFNDCVKAFVDAGLMFDDRALLAVLLNDAVMLEEEIKKDPSIPSKRISFRAAYTPLEEVTLLHVCAEFNHVACAEVLVKHGADVNAAAGTDEFGFGAQTPIFHTVNQNNHQSKEMMHFLLEHGAKLDITVKGVIWGKSYPWETLLPSVNPISYAMMGLLPQMHRNEKTIHEVVSLLLKHQYDIDYTSVNVPNKYLNS, from the coding sequence ATGCATGTTCCGGAAGACGATATTATTACGTTACTTGAACTACATGCTGTAGATGGCATCCGCAATTGCTTTGCACATGGGCTTGATGCAAATAGTTTGCACAATGATCAACCGCTTATTTATGAACTGCTGAGTGAGTACACACGCTCTCCCCGTTTTAACGATTGTGTAAAAGCATTTGTTGACGCTGGTTTGATGTTCGACGACAGAGCTTTACTTGCTGTGTTGTTGAATGATGCAGTAATGCTGGAAGAAGAAATTAAAAAAGATCCATCGATTCCTTCAAAGCGAATTTCGTTCCGTGCAGCTTACACACCGCTTGAAGAAGTTACACTATTACATGTGTGTGCCGAGTTTAATCATGTGGCCTGTGCTGAAGTGTTGGTAAAACATGGAGCTGATGTGAATGCCGCAGCAGGTACTGATGAATTTGGCTTTGGTGCACAAACACCCATCTTTCATACGGTGAATCAGAATAATCATCAATCAAAAGAGATGATGCATTTTCTGTTGGAGCATGGGGCAAAGCTGGATATAACCGTGAAAGGAGTTATCTGGGGAAAGAGTTACCCATGGGAAACATTGTTGCCATCAGTCAATCCGATCAGTTATGCGATGATGGGATTGTTGCCGCAGATGCACCGCAATGAAAAAACCATTCATGAAGTGGTTTCACTTTTGTTGAAGCATCAATACGATATCGATTATACGTCTGTTAATGTTCCAAACAAGTATCTCAATTCCTGA
- a CDS encoding TolB family protein produces MKKFVSIVYLLFVAVIAFAQSANYKIVYNVLEDREKDNYEVYSMNMDGTGKKNLTNTPGVEWVYYAYGNKVYYISDIDTCHRCYFLYEMDADGNNKRKVSDLQLEDSWMGSRNKGTEMIVTGRVGKLRQQLFLIGIKTGKYQQLSNDTVSYKSDPIFLPTGNEIVLRYRPDRNLRQTVPDELWLLDDKAQPIRQLTNFPKADTTTPWFEYHAGPPQWNSKHQLISYMSRQNKQTQIYAISPDGKKQWQLTKGELSSGWHAWSDDGEWMVMDKSTNEGKNFDIYLMHYTTGKITRLTDDVKTEQAPVIVKKD; encoded by the coding sequence ATGAAAAAGTTTGTTTCAATTGTATATCTCTTATTCGTTGCAGTAATTGCTTTCGCACAATCCGCCAATTATAAAATTGTTTACAATGTATTGGAAGATCGTGAAAAGGATAATTACGAAGTGTACAGCATGAACATGGATGGAACAGGAAAGAAAAATCTCACCAATACTCCCGGTGTGGAGTGGGTATATTATGCTTACGGAAACAAAGTGTATTACATCAGTGATATTGATACCTGTCACCGTTGCTATTTCTTGTACGAGATGGATGCAGATGGAAATAACAAAAGAAAAGTCAGTGATCTGCAACTTGAAGACAGTTGGATGGGCAGCCGAAACAAAGGGACAGAGATGATCGTTACCGGACGTGTTGGCAAACTTCGCCAGCAGTTATTTCTTATTGGTATTAAAACGGGAAAGTATCAGCAACTAAGCAACGATACGGTTTCATACAAATCTGATCCTATCTTTCTCCCTACAGGTAATGAAATTGTGTTACGCTATCGCCCTGATCGTAACCTCCGGCAAACAGTTCCCGACGAATTGTGGTTGCTTGATGACAAGGCACAACCCATTCGTCAACTCACTAACTTTCCGAAAGCCGATACAACAACCCCCTGGTTTGAATATCATGCAGGTCCTCCTCAATGGAACAGCAAGCATCAGCTCATCAGTTATATGTCAAGGCAAAACAAACAAACACAGATCTATGCCATCAGTCCTGATGGTAAAAAACAATGGCAATTAACCAAAGGCGAATTAAGCAGTGGCTGGCATGCGTGGAGCGATGATGGTGAATGGATGGTCATGGATAAATCAACAAACGAAGGAAAGAATTTTGATATTTATCTCATGCATTACACAACAGGAAAGATCACACGGCTTACTGATGATGTGAAAACAGAACAGGCACCGGTTATTGTAAAAAAGGATTAA
- a CDS encoding sulfurtransferase has protein sequence MNRLIIILIASLFLSAETKAKEPPMLITAEWLNDNINNPEFVLLQVNFLRLDYEKEHIKGARLLWPDWLAANSPDGNFNPPDAKEATKVLQQLGVNKNSKVILYHTKGEVTVTARMFVTLEYLGLAGRVYYLNGGLEAWKKTGYPVTSELPVIKKGDFVASINQVLVDKDYVLRSLQSPSAVVVDARMKRFYDGDPTGNPRDGHITGAKNIPYPDLLDSSFQFKHIDQLTGYFQPVVPDKKTEIVTYCFIGQTASVVYMAGRFLGYNMKVYDGSMQEWSRLENLPMEKTKKD, from the coding sequence ATGAACCGACTTATCATCATCCTTATCGCATCATTGTTTCTTTCAGCAGAAACAAAAGCAAAAGAACCACCGATGCTGATTACAGCAGAATGGCTCAACGATAATATCAACAATCCTGAATTTGTATTGCTGCAGGTAAATTTTCTAAGACTCGATTATGAAAAGGAACATATCAAAGGTGCCCGTTTATTATGGCCCGATTGGTTGGCAGCAAATTCTCCTGATGGAAATTTCAATCCACCAGATGCAAAAGAAGCAACCAAAGTATTACAACAACTTGGCGTCAATAAAAATTCAAAAGTCATTCTTTATCATACCAAAGGCGAAGTAACTGTCACCGCACGTATGTTTGTTACATTGGAATATCTCGGCTTGGCAGGAAGAGTATATTATCTCAATGGTGGATTAGAAGCCTGGAAGAAAACCGGCTATCCTGTAACAAGTGAATTGCCTGTAATTAAGAAAGGTGATTTTGTTGCAAGTATCAATCAGGTATTGGTTGATAAAGATTATGTATTAAGATCATTACAATCACCATCGGCTGTTGTGGTTGATGCACGAATGAAACGTTTTTATGATGGCGACCCGACAGGTAATCCAAGAGATGGACATATCACCGGCGCAAAAAATATTCCCTATCCTGACCTGCTTGATTCAAGTTTTCAATTTAAACATATCGATCAGCTCACCGGTTATTTTCAACCAGTAGTGCCCGATAAGAAAACAGAAATCGTAACTTATTGTTTCATTGGACAAACAGCAAGTGTAGTGTACATGGCAGGTAGGTTCCTGGGATATAACATGAAAGTATATGATGGATCCATGCAGGAATGGAGCCGGTTAGAGAATTTGCCAATGGAAAAAACAAAAAAGGATTAA
- a CDS encoding DinB family protein: MRKQLLMLVVILLAAFTSKAQLADSIKAYYIKDWERAKAYSKEYLDAMPKDKYNFRAQDSIRTFAQQMLHLSQGIVGFIANGTGAQRISFGQNLEQRTTAQSADSVLYFVTTSYDYAIENIRNMDVTKLTETAGRGNFMFSRLVWLNKAFEHQTHHRGQTTIYIRLVGIKPPNEKLF, from the coding sequence ATGAGAAAACAATTACTGATGCTTGTTGTAATTCTGCTTGCAGCTTTTACCAGCAAAGCACAACTGGCAGATTCCATCAAAGCATATTACATCAAAGATTGGGAACGTGCAAAAGCATACAGCAAAGAATACCTTGATGCAATGCCGAAAGACAAATACAATTTCCGTGCACAAGACAGCATCCGCACATTCGCCCAACAAATGCTGCATCTTTCACAAGGCATTGTTGGTTTTATAGCAAATGGCACAGGTGCGCAACGTATTTCATTTGGGCAAAACCTGGAGCAGCGTACAACAGCACAATCAGCCGATTCCGTACTGTATTTTGTAACGACGAGTTATGATTATGCCATTGAAAACATCCGTAATATGGATGTAACGAAATTAACCGAAACAGCAGGACGTGGTAATTTTATGTTTTCTCGATTGGTTTGGTTGAATAAAGCATTTGAACATCAAACACATCATCGTGGACAAACCACTATCTACATTCGTCTCGTTGGCATTAAGCCGCCGAATGAAAAATTATTCTAA